One genomic segment of Synechocystis sp. LKSZ1 includes these proteins:
- a CDS encoding ABC transporter permease — protein MALSIPARAKWSPVQRYLELLHILVERNLKGRYRGSFLGVYWSLLNPLIMTGIYTAIFGAAFKSFYGGSTINYMLAAFTGLIVINFFSAATNQALASVVGSGPLMNKIRLPITVFPLSMIVSNVFQFVVGPLPLLAIITFHKSWGSGWWLVNTLCLLLPLLSLSLVCAGVGYLVSALYVFFRDLPYFYELVCFVLWIGSPIFYPVEIVPKPVQAFLIINPLMPIIESIRQLSLNAERPDLLMIGHGLLNGIILLAIGWSCFRAWQNQFMDLL, from the coding sequence ATGGCTCTTTCGATACCCGCCCGCGCTAAGTGGTCTCCGGTTCAGCGCTACTTAGAACTTCTGCATATCCTAGTTGAGCGCAACCTCAAAGGTCGGTATCGAGGCTCGTTTTTGGGAGTCTACTGGTCTTTACTCAATCCCCTAATCATGACCGGGATTTATACGGCGATTTTTGGGGCCGCCTTTAAATCCTTCTACGGTGGTTCGACTATCAATTATATGTTGGCTGCCTTCACCGGACTGATCGTGATTAACTTTTTTTCTGCTGCGACAAACCAAGCCCTGGCTAGCGTGGTGGGGTCAGGGCCATTGATGAATAAGATTCGTCTGCCAATCACGGTTTTTCCCCTCTCCATGATCGTCTCCAATGTTTTTCAGTTCGTGGTCGGCCCCCTACCTCTCTTAGCTATCATCACTTTTCATAAATCCTGGGGATCAGGCTGGTGGTTGGTGAATACCCTTTGTTTGCTCTTGCCACTACTGTCCCTAAGTTTAGTTTGCGCTGGGGTTGGCTATTTGGTGAGCGCCCTTTATGTCTTCTTTCGGGACTTACCCTACTTTTACGAACTGGTTTGTTTTGTTCTCTGGATTGGCTCTCCTATTTTTTACCCCGTGGAGATTGTGCCCAAACCCGTACAGGCCTTCCTGATTATCAATCCTCTTATGCCGATCATTGAAAGTATTCGTCAACTTTCCCTAAATGCTGAAAGGCCCGACCTGCTGATGATTGGGCACGGTTTACTCAACGGTATTATTCTCCTCGCTATCGGTTGGAGCTGCTTCCGGGCTTGGCAAAATCAGTTTATGGACTTGCTGTAA
- a CDS encoding DUF2862 domain-containing protein, with product MAIEIGQKVKVYRLRDRVSQDVIGKLGKTGTVKEFKMTDGSGIGAVVAFDDRTATWFFEDELKPL from the coding sequence ATGGCAATCGAAATTGGTCAAAAAGTTAAAGTTTATCGGCTCAGAGACCGGGTTTCCCAGGATGTAATCGGCAAATTGGGTAAAACTGGCACGGTTAAAGAATTTAAGATGACCGATGGTAGCGGGATTGGCGCTGTGGTGGCCTTTGATGATAGAACCGCCACTTGGTTTTTTGAAGACGAGTTAAAACCCCTCTAG